The Muricauda sp. SCSIO 65647 genome includes a region encoding these proteins:
- a CDS encoding enoyl-CoA hydratase/isomerase family protein gives MKKKYRNITVNIADKIGMLNFNRPEQLNAMNQEMMNEIIDAIKTINANEEVLVAIVQGEGRAFMAGADIKEYGNQSPEEFRSFQERGLELYSAIENAPKPWIAAVNGFALGGGFEIALACDIILASEAAKMGLPEVFLSLVPGGGGTQRLIQKIGINRAKEVLFTGGQYPAKVFHAWGIVNHVYPEEAFKAEVKHFAQKLTRRSPEAIKQLKKLAQLSLSSIPFEQKIEEEGKAVTALFFGDEAKKAIQDFIDKS, from the coding sequence ATGAAAAAAAAGTACAGGAACATCACCGTAAACATCGCAGATAAAATAGGCATGCTAAATTTTAACCGGCCTGAACAGCTGAATGCGATGAACCAAGAAATGATGAATGAAATCATCGATGCCATTAAAACCATTAATGCGAACGAAGAGGTTTTGGTGGCAATTGTTCAAGGAGAGGGACGTGCCTTTATGGCCGGCGCCGATATCAAGGAATACGGCAACCAATCCCCCGAAGAGTTTAGGTCATTTCAAGAAAGAGGACTAGAATTGTATTCAGCCATAGAAAATGCTCCAAAACCATGGATAGCCGCAGTGAACGGTTTTGCCTTGGGCGGAGGGTTCGAAATCGCATTGGCATGTGATATCATTCTTGCCTCAGAAGCCGCAAAGATGGGGTTGCCAGAGGTGTTTTTAAGCCTTGTCCCGGGCGGTGGCGGCACCCAGCGCCTAATACAGAAAATAGGCATAAATAGAGCAAAAGAGGTATTGTTTACCGGGGGGCAGTACCCGGCGAAGGTTTTTCATGCATGGGGAATCGTTAACCATGTGTACCCAGAAGAAGCGTTCAAAGCTGAAGTGAAGCATTTTGCGCAAAAGTTGACCAGAAGATCGCCAGAAGCCATCAAACAACTGAAGAAATTGGCTCAATTGAGCCTTTCATCCATTCCTTTTGAACAGAAAATTGAAGAGGAAGGCAAGGCTGTGACAGCACTTTTCTTTGGTGACGAGGCAAAGAAGGCCATTCAAGATTTTATTGACAAATCATAA
- a CDS encoding CaiB/BaiF CoA transferase family protein: MQKKDQTKDGPLSGLVVADFTQLAQGPWATQMLGDMGADIIKIEPVKGDWMRHYSYGNLYPEGESISFVSFNRNKRSIALNLKDSIENEIARNIIAKADILVENFRPGVMERLGLGYEDMKKLNPVLVYCSSSGYGSSGPYLHRPGQDLLAQSMGGGAALNGKKGEMPVVTAVGQADLLTSLFINQSVLAALYHREKTGEGQKIEANLLNSVVGFHIQEITAYLHKGGNPERSESGIPNPWLGAPYGLYNTKDGYIAIGMNSVQKLAQVVGLEQYNSDAFASNNIMEDRDGIRLNFNAVFMTRNSEEWLQTLLEHDIWCSQVNTFDEMVVDPQIEHNEMIIELDHPTIGKVKTTGFPVWFSETPQKVYRSAPLLNENAKEILLEFCDFSEDEINTLTMKKKKS, from the coding sequence ATGCAAAAGAAAGACCAAACAAAAGATGGGCCGTTGAGCGGATTGGTAGTAGCTGACTTTACCCAGTTGGCCCAAGGGCCATGGGCTACGCAAATGTTGGGCGATATGGGGGCCGATATCATCAAGATCGAACCGGTAAAAGGGGATTGGATGCGACATTACTCTTACGGTAATCTATATCCCGAAGGTGAGAGCATTTCATTTGTTAGTTTCAATAGAAATAAACGAAGCATTGCACTTAACCTTAAAGATTCCATAGAAAATGAAATTGCACGAAATATTATTGCCAAGGCCGACATCTTGGTCGAGAATTTTAGGCCAGGGGTAATGGAGCGATTGGGGCTTGGGTATGAAGACATGAAAAAGCTAAATCCGGTTTTGGTGTATTGCTCTAGTTCGGGCTATGGTTCTTCTGGCCCCTATTTACATCGCCCAGGGCAGGATTTATTGGCCCAGTCTATGGGTGGAGGGGCGGCACTTAATGGCAAGAAGGGAGAAATGCCCGTGGTCACTGCCGTGGGCCAGGCAGATTTGTTGACCAGTTTATTCATCAATCAATCGGTTCTAGCGGCTCTTTATCATCGTGAGAAGACAGGTGAGGGCCAAAAAATAGAGGCCAATCTGTTGAATTCAGTTGTAGGATTTCATATTCAGGAAATCACGGCGTATCTGCATAAAGGAGGGAATCCTGAACGAAGCGAAAGCGGTATTCCCAATCCATGGCTTGGGGCTCCATACGGACTCTACAATACCAAAGATGGTTATATCGCCATCGGAATGAACTCAGTGCAAAAATTAGCTCAGGTCGTGGGTCTTGAACAATACAATTCCGATGCATTTGCTTCAAACAACATTATGGAGGATAGGGATGGGATTCGCCTCAATTTCAACGCTGTTTTTATGACCAGAAACTCAGAAGAATGGCTTCAAACCTTATTGGAACATGATATTTGGTGCTCTCAGGTAAACACATTTGACGAAATGGTCGTTGACCCGCAAATAGAACATAATGAAATGATCATCGAACTTGATCATCCGACCATAGGCAAGGTGAAAACTACCGGTTTTCCCGTATGGTTCAGTGAAACGCCACAAAAAGTCTACAGATCCGCACCCTTGCTCAACGAAAATGCCAAGGAGATACTACTGGAGTTTTGTGATTTTTCTGAGGATGAGATAAATACGTTAACAATGAAGAAAAAGAAATCATGA
- a CDS encoding lactonase family protein, translating to MMLTFFMGSYTEYLLPDFGGTGLGIYTVQMNTETGGLKALYSIEARNPSYLALSDDGRMLYCNTELAEDENPVVKAFMINKDFSLQFVNEQVIPGGYPCHIKTYTNNALVACYATGNVLQFPLDPAGKVMPLKNEHHHSGSSINKVRQEAPHPHQIAIHPNQKDIFVCDLGIDTIKTYRFEGDMLMADASKDTKVSSGGGPRHMVFDPNGTLAYVLNELSGEVSVLEKGEGHFKQIGSYSSLPEDYSEVPSGSAIRILPNGKFLYAANRKVEAITIFKIIDRELQLVDIQYTGGAELREFNITPNGEWLIACHQNSHDTVVYKVQENGKLEERYRTKEFLSPVCIVFPDNDVTK from the coding sequence ATGATGTTGACGTTTTTTATGGGCAGTTACACAGAGTACCTTTTACCTGATTTTGGTGGCACCGGACTGGGTATATATACGGTACAAATGAACACCGAAACAGGTGGGCTGAAGGCCTTGTATTCCATAGAAGCAAGAAACCCGAGTTATCTGGCCCTATCAGATGATGGTCGAATGTTGTATTGTAATACAGAACTTGCCGAAGACGAAAATCCCGTAGTAAAGGCGTTTATGATAAACAAAGACTTTTCATTGCAATTTGTAAATGAACAGGTCATTCCAGGGGGTTATCCCTGTCATATCAAAACGTATACAAATAATGCTTTGGTTGCCTGTTATGCCACGGGAAATGTGCTTCAATTTCCTTTAGATCCAGCCGGAAAAGTAATGCCCCTTAAAAATGAGCACCATCATTCAGGAAGCAGCATTAATAAGGTCAGGCAAGAAGCACCCCATCCGCATCAGATTGCCATTCATCCCAATCAAAAAGACATTTTTGTCTGTGACCTTGGTATTGATACGATAAAGACCTATCGTTTTGAAGGAGACATGCTGATGGCAGACGCATCAAAAGATACAAAGGTCAGTTCTGGGGGTGGTCCTAGGCATATGGTTTTTGACCCCAACGGAACTTTGGCTTATGTGCTCAACGAACTCTCTGGTGAGGTTTCGGTGCTGGAAAAGGGAGAGGGGCATTTCAAACAAATAGGGAGCTATAGTTCATTGCCTGAAGACTATTCAGAAGTACCCAGTGGTTCGGCCATACGAATTCTTCCAAATGGTAAGTTTCTATATGCTGCCAACAGAAAAGTGGAAGCCATCACCATTTTTAAGATTATCGATCGAGAATTACAGCTTGTCGATATACAATATACCGGTGGAGCGGAGCTACGGGAATTTAATATTACCCCAAATGGGGAATGGTTAATTGCCTGTCACCAAAACTCGCATGATACAGTGGTTTATAAAGTTCAAGAGAACGGTAAACTGGAAGAACGCTACCGAACCAAAGAATTTCTATCTCCGGTTTGCATTGTGTTTCCCGATAATGACGTTACGAAATGA
- a CDS encoding mannonate dehydratase, giving the protein MKLGFGLYKHMLNASHYNFAKQCGATHVIIHLVDYFGHSRNNVDQPIGGKTGWGKAGNPDEVWSYDELLTIKNEINAHGLKLEAIENFDPAHWYDVLLDGPKKEQQMNKLKQLIHNVGKVGIPIFGYNFSLAGVSSRYQGPLARGKAISVGMNGMDDTPIPNGMVWNMVYDENAGEGTLPKIDHDELWDRLRYFLDGILPVAEEAGVTMAAHPDDPPVPYLRNTPRLVYQPHMYQKLIDMNASPANQLEFCLGSIAEMTEGNVYDATETYSKQGRIGYVHFRNVKGKVPNYHEVFVDEGDIDMFRILKILKKNDFDGVLIPDHTPQMTCDAPWYAGMAYAMGYMKSALSLLEKE; this is encoded by the coding sequence ATGAAGTTAGGATTTGGTTTGTACAAACATATGCTCAATGCATCACATTACAATTTTGCAAAACAATGTGGTGCTACCCATGTGATCATTCATCTAGTAGATTATTTTGGGCATAGCAGAAACAATGTAGACCAACCCATAGGGGGCAAAACAGGTTGGGGCAAAGCTGGCAACCCCGATGAAGTCTGGTCTTATGACGAGTTGTTGACCATTAAAAATGAGATCAACGCCCATGGTTTGAAACTTGAGGCCATTGAAAATTTTGATCCTGCACATTGGTATGATGTATTGTTGGATGGGCCTAAGAAAGAACAGCAAATGAATAAGCTTAAACAGCTGATACACAATGTGGGGAAAGTAGGAATCCCGATTTTTGGCTACAACTTTTCGTTGGCAGGAGTGTCATCAAGATACCAAGGGCCTTTGGCACGTGGGAAAGCAATTTCTGTTGGCATGAACGGTATGGATGACACACCGATTCCTAATGGAATGGTCTGGAACATGGTCTACGATGAAAATGCCGGTGAAGGTACGCTGCCAAAAATTGACCATGATGAGTTATGGGATCGGTTGCGGTATTTTTTAGACGGGATTTTACCCGTTGCCGAAGAAGCTGGGGTTACCATGGCCGCACATCCTGACGACCCTCCCGTGCCCTACTTGCGAAATACCCCTAGATTGGTGTACCAACCCCATATGTATCAAAAGTTGATCGATATGAATGCAAGTCCGGCAAACCAATTGGAGTTTTGTTTGGGATCCATTGCTGAAATGACCGAGGGCAATGTGTACGATGCCACCGAAACGTATAGCAAACAGGGCAGAATTGGTTACGTCCATTTTAGAAACGTCAAGGGCAAGGTGCCCAATTATCATGAGGTTTTTGTCGACGAAGGAGACATTGACATGTTTCGAATCTTGAAAATCCTCAAAAAAAACGATTTTGACGGTGTTCTAATTCCTGACCACACTCCGCAAATGACCTGCGATGCACCTTGGTATGCTGGCATGGCTTATGCCATGGGGTATATGAAGTCGGCACTTTCACTCTTGGAAAAAGAATAG
- a CDS encoding glycoside hydrolase family 3 protein translates to MVRLKIIRAFILGAVITTLSCSNEDRFIYKNANAPVEDRVNDLLSRMTIEEKFGQLFMVPCDLSEGLGKYRAGIFGFQLNTSSSDTQQILNYAAGGEAEQTAELANAIQKYFVEETRLGIPIIPFDEALHGLVRKGATVYPQAIGLAATWDTTLVKEVAHSIAMETKTRGIRQILSPVLNIARDVRWGRTEETYGEDPFLTTHMGVSFISEFEKLGVITTPKHFVANVGAGGRDSYPIHYNERLLEEVYFPAYKAAFRKANAWSVMTSYNSLDGRPCTANDWLLNQKLKREWGFDGFVISDANAVGIINLIHFTSEDYADAGKQSIENGLDVIFEVDYDVYKQHYYPAFERGEIDEEKLNDAVRRVLIAKFKLGLFENPYVDIKEAKKWNGAEEHLQLAKKAAQKSIVLLKNEDKILPIDKTIKSIAVVGVDATEARLGGYSGPGNKKVTILEGIKNKLGATTKINYAPGCGRVSEEFMAIPTANLFCYEGGKKVPGLKGEYFNNIKLEGKPVLTRIDPKIDFRWTLFSPEDKTINYDWYSARWTGKLVSPKTGMINIGIKGDDGYRLYIDNKLVIDNWKKQTFQQLTKAYQFEKDKVYDIKVEFYESVGNVWFKLLWDAEVESTWKNEIKEAVDAVKKSDMAIVVVGIDEGEFQDRSSLSLPGHQKELIHQIATTGKPITVVLVGGSAITMGNWINKVSSIIDIWYPGEEGGNAVADVLFGDYNPAGRLPITFPMHEAQLPLYYNHKPTGRGDDYRDLSGKPLFPFGYGLSYSTFEYSDLVVDIKEINKEGIATYRFKVTNTGEHDGDEVVQLYIRDLIASVTRPVMELKGFQRIHLKKNETKEVAFSITPEMLTMLDENMNEVVESGEFRIMIGSASNDIRLRDILTVK, encoded by the coding sequence ATGGTACGATTGAAGATTATAAGAGCGTTTATTCTTGGAGCTGTTATCACAACTCTTTCATGTAGTAATGAAGATAGGTTCATCTATAAAAATGCCAATGCGCCCGTTGAAGATCGGGTTAACGACTTATTGTCCCGAATGACCATTGAAGAAAAATTCGGTCAATTGTTTATGGTGCCCTGTGATTTGTCAGAAGGATTGGGCAAATATAGGGCGGGTATCTTTGGCTTTCAGCTGAACACCTCCTCCTCAGACACCCAGCAAATATTGAATTATGCCGCAGGCGGTGAAGCCGAACAAACCGCCGAACTTGCCAATGCCATTCAAAAGTATTTTGTGGAAGAAACCCGCCTGGGCATTCCGATTATTCCTTTTGACGAGGCACTGCACGGATTGGTAAGAAAAGGCGCAACCGTCTACCCGCAAGCTATTGGATTGGCGGCAACCTGGGACACCACCCTGGTAAAAGAGGTTGCCCATTCCATAGCCATGGAAACAAAAACAAGGGGTATCCGACAAATATTATCCCCTGTGCTTAACATTGCCAGGGACGTTCGTTGGGGAAGAACAGAAGAAACCTACGGGGAAGATCCGTTTCTCACCACACACATGGGAGTATCATTTATTTCTGAGTTTGAAAAGCTGGGCGTAATTACCACGCCCAAGCACTTTGTGGCCAATGTTGGTGCCGGAGGAAGGGATAGCTACCCAATTCATTATAACGAGAGGCTCTTGGAAGAAGTGTATTTCCCTGCATATAAGGCTGCTTTCCGAAAAGCAAACGCATGGTCTGTAATGACATCTTACAACTCCTTGGATGGTAGACCGTGTACGGCCAACGATTGGTTGCTCAACCAGAAATTAAAAAGGGAATGGGGATTTGATGGTTTTGTAATTTCCGATGCCAATGCGGTTGGCATCATCAATCTCATCCATTTCACCTCTGAAGACTATGCCGACGCCGGAAAACAATCCATAGAAAATGGTCTGGACGTCATATTTGAGGTAGACTACGATGTATATAAACAACATTACTATCCTGCATTTGAACGAGGTGAAATAGATGAAGAAAAACTAAACGATGCGGTACGAAGGGTACTCATCGCAAAATTTAAACTGGGTTTATTCGAAAATCCTTATGTCGACATTAAGGAAGCAAAAAAATGGAACGGCGCCGAAGAACATCTCCAACTTGCAAAAAAAGCAGCGCAGAAATCTATTGTACTTCTAAAAAACGAGGATAAAATCTTGCCCATTGACAAAACGATAAAATCTATTGCCGTAGTCGGTGTAGATGCCACCGAGGCGCGTTTGGGAGGCTATTCGGGACCTGGAAATAAAAAGGTGACCATTTTGGAAGGTATAAAGAACAAGTTGGGTGCCACAACTAAGATAAACTACGCCCCGGGTTGTGGCAGAGTGTCAGAAGAATTCATGGCGATTCCGACGGCCAATCTTTTTTGCTACGAGGGAGGCAAAAAAGTGCCCGGATTAAAAGGGGAGTATTTCAATAATATCAAGCTTGAAGGGAAACCTGTGCTCACGAGAATCGACCCTAAAATCGATTTTAGGTGGACACTTTTTTCGCCTGAAGATAAAACCATTAACTACGATTGGTACTCTGCGAGGTGGACGGGAAAACTGGTATCACCGAAAACGGGTATGATCAATATAGGCATAAAGGGTGACGATGGCTATCGTTTGTACATCGATAACAAGTTGGTCATTGACAATTGGAAAAAGCAAACATTTCAACAATTGACAAAAGCATATCAATTTGAAAAAGACAAAGTGTACGATATAAAGGTGGAGTTTTATGAATCGGTCGGAAATGTATGGTTCAAACTATTGTGGGATGCTGAGGTTGAAAGTACTTGGAAAAACGAAATCAAAGAGGCGGTGGATGCCGTCAAAAAAAGTGATATGGCCATAGTGGTCGTGGGAATAGACGAAGGAGAATTTCAAGATAGGTCCTCCCTTTCCTTACCAGGACATCAGAAAGAACTGATACATCAGATTGCAACAACCGGAAAGCCCATAACAGTGGTTTTGGTTGGAGGCAGCGCAATCACCATGGGCAACTGGATCAACAAGGTTTCTTCAATTATTGATATCTGGTACCCAGGGGAAGAAGGTGGAAATGCAGTGGCCGATGTGCTGTTTGGTGATTATAACCCTGCAGGGAGATTGCCCATTACATTTCCAATGCACGAAGCCCAACTACCGCTGTACTACAATCACAAACCAACAGGAAGAGGTGATGACTATAGAGATCTTAGCGGAAAACCACTTTTTCCATTTGGGTATGGATTAAGCTATTCTACTTTTGAATATAGTGACCTTGTGGTAGATATAAAAGAAATCAATAAAGAAGGAATCGCTACCTATAGATTCAAAGTGACCAACACCGGTGAGCATGATGGTGACGAAGTAGTGCAACTGTACATCAGGGACTTGATCGCCTCAGTAACCCGACCCGTAATGGAGCTAAAAGGTTTTCAGCGTATTCATCTCAAGAAAAACGAAACCAAAGAGGTGGCGTTTAGCATCACACCGGAAATGTTGACCATGCTTGATGAAAACATGAACGAGGTAGTTGAATCCGGTGAGTTCAGAATTATGATAGGTTCTGCTTCAAATGATATTCGCTTAAGGGATATTTTGACGGTAAAATAG
- a CDS encoding glycoside hydrolase family 38 C-terminal domain-containing protein has product METSPPIKKLKAPTLFWYFLILLFVSKTHAQDNYFAGYKASISGANFAYHSPFSHLDQSLLTRAKSNFEPIEWQTEVIPNSYTKKTASFIWGYGIGAKSPSQQFDLYVNGKKVMTFSSPNNGEAMRTLKGKDGIVLQFNRSMVDMNLDEMGTAVLTVPDTYFTKGKAVVLKVDGVDNDSNEWFMTFKRELNEKVKTQQSKIVVKKDGALFHSIRFELMHLKKPTTVSVSTPNKKKKFNINTGFNEFDFLVPAVRSPTKMDVQFEINGEKRQLSFMVEPVREWTIHLVQHSHTDIGYTRSQTEILAEHLRFIDTALDYCDQTDDYPNEAKFRWTCEAAWTVREYLKNRPKSQIDRLLQRIKEGRIEVTGMFFNFSEIVDETALAMQTQALKHFKEKGIDVTTAMQNDVNGIGWAMIDLYNNTGIKYLTMGQHGHRAHVPFDKPTSFWWESNSGNRLLAYRSEHYAHGNALSLTNGKMDQFRANLSSYLINLEAKGYPYNRTAFQFSGYLTDNSPPSTIACDIVKEWNEKYEWPKLKLSLDSEFMVYIEQHQAEYLPVKKEAWPDWWTDGFGSAFRETKTARTAHSQMIGNMGLLSMSYLMGSELPTTINNEIERAYDELLFYDEHTFGAAESVTDPLGENSTVQWGQKSAYAWTAYKESSLIREKALGILQQHIPKGEYPTVAVFNTLNWKRSGPVNVYIDHELLPLDKDYKIVDENGHAIQVQRISSRPDGSTYKLWAIDVPPMGYATFRIVLEDRKGEKVNVTNHQDNSILENQYYRLKIDRAKGVITGIFDKELGKELVDTNSTAKLGEFIYEEPEDRKSMERLTNTSRDTVYVPIKRKVSGLTDITVSDIKKNALWKSVAVNGKIDGCADERGVNLEIRLYHTAKKIELSYSMVKLPVISPEGVYIAFPFGMNDNDELAFDVQGGVVNPGANQLEGTSADWNVIQNFAAVQNDNAQIVFSSNDVPLVHFGDINTGRFYYKRKPKNSHIYSWVLNNYWATNFKASQDGEMKWSYFLTSSSNASNTFATKFGWNQRVGMAGRLVPSDKDSKIEKIPSRSILSLDVPNLLLVNARPTASNDGVILHLREIEGDHAILDIDKLMDQTGAKEVYEVNVLGEKLNRLSEPTLIKHFETRFILLSRSL; this is encoded by the coding sequence ATGGAAACTTCTCCCCCAATCAAAAAACTTAAAGCACCCACCTTGTTCTGGTATTTTCTGATCCTGTTGTTTGTTTCGAAAACTCATGCCCAAGACAATTATTTCGCGGGGTACAAGGCTTCGATTTCCGGTGCTAATTTTGCATATCATTCCCCCTTTTCGCATCTAGATCAATCCCTTCTGACAAGGGCAAAATCAAATTTCGAGCCGATTGAATGGCAAACCGAGGTAATACCAAATTCATATACGAAGAAAACGGCATCCTTTATTTGGGGCTATGGTATTGGCGCCAAATCCCCCAGTCAACAATTTGACCTCTATGTAAATGGCAAAAAGGTCATGACCTTTTCATCACCCAATAATGGTGAAGCCATGCGAACGCTAAAGGGAAAAGACGGTATTGTGCTACAATTCAACCGCTCCATGGTTGATATGAATCTTGATGAAATGGGTACAGCGGTACTTACCGTTCCTGACACCTATTTTACTAAGGGTAAGGCGGTAGTCTTGAAAGTAGACGGTGTTGATAATGATAGTAACGAATGGTTTATGACGTTCAAGCGTGAGCTAAATGAGAAAGTCAAAACACAGCAGTCGAAAATAGTTGTAAAGAAAGATGGTGCGCTTTTTCATAGCATACGGTTTGAATTGATGCACCTAAAAAAACCAACTACTGTGAGTGTTTCTACACCCAACAAGAAAAAGAAATTCAATATCAACACTGGTTTTAATGAGTTTGATTTTTTGGTTCCGGCGGTACGGTCACCTACGAAAATGGACGTGCAGTTTGAAATAAATGGAGAAAAGAGACAGCTCAGCTTTATGGTCGAACCGGTAAGGGAGTGGACCATCCACTTGGTACAGCACTCGCATACCGATATCGGATATACAAGGTCCCAGACCGAAATTTTGGCAGAACACTTACGTTTTATCGACACCGCTTTGGACTATTGTGATCAAACCGATGATTATCCTAATGAAGCCAAGTTCCGATGGACCTGCGAGGCTGCATGGACGGTTCGTGAATACCTGAAAAATCGTCCAAAAAGTCAAATAGATAGGTTGTTGCAACGCATAAAAGAAGGGCGTATTGAAGTGACAGGTATGTTCTTTAACTTTTCAGAAATTGTTGATGAGACGGCCCTGGCCATGCAAACACAGGCCTTAAAACATTTCAAGGAAAAAGGAATTGATGTCACGACCGCTATGCAGAATGACGTCAATGGTATTGGTTGGGCCATGATTGATCTTTACAATAATACAGGTATAAAATACCTTACTATGGGGCAACACGGTCATCGCGCCCATGTTCCCTTTGATAAACCCACATCCTTTTGGTGGGAATCCAATTCTGGAAACCGACTTTTGGCGTACAGAAGTGAGCACTACGCACACGGTAATGCGTTGAGCTTGACCAATGGAAAAATGGATCAATTTCGAGCTAACCTATCAAGTTATCTCATCAATTTAGAAGCCAAAGGCTATCCGTACAATAGAACGGCATTTCAATTTTCAGGCTACTTGACCGACAACTCACCTCCATCTACGATAGCATGTGATATTGTGAAAGAGTGGAACGAAAAATATGAATGGCCCAAATTGAAGCTTTCTTTGGATAGTGAGTTTATGGTATACATTGAACAGCACCAAGCCGAATACCTTCCCGTAAAAAAAGAGGCTTGGCCAGATTGGTGGACCGATGGTTTTGGGTCAGCTTTCAGAGAAACAAAAACGGCAAGAACCGCTCATTCTCAAATGATTGGCAATATGGGGCTATTGTCGATGTCTTATCTCATGGGGTCAGAACTTCCTACGACCATTAACAACGAAATTGAAAGGGCCTATGATGAATTGTTGTTTTATGATGAGCATACATTTGGCGCTGCAGAAAGTGTCACGGATCCACTGGGTGAAAATTCCACGGTTCAATGGGGACAAAAATCTGCATATGCGTGGACAGCTTACAAAGAGTCAAGTTTAATTCGAGAAAAGGCACTAGGGATACTGCAACAGCATATTCCGAAAGGAGAATATCCAACAGTGGCTGTATTCAACACGCTAAATTGGAAGCGTTCGGGGCCGGTCAATGTGTACATTGATCACGAATTGCTGCCATTGGATAAAGATTACAAGATAGTTGACGAGAACGGGCACGCCATTCAAGTACAACGTATATCAAGCAGACCTGATGGCAGTACTTATAAACTGTGGGCCATTGATGTGCCACCAATGGGTTATGCCACCTTTCGTATTGTTCTTGAAGATAGGAAAGGGGAGAAGGTTAATGTAACGAATCATCAGGATAATTCCATACTTGAAAATCAGTACTATCGTTTAAAAATAGATAGGGCTAAGGGAGTGATTACAGGTATTTTTGACAAAGAGCTGGGCAAAGAATTGGTAGATACAAATAGCACGGCCAAACTGGGCGAATTTATCTATGAAGAGCCTGAAGATCGAAAATCTATGGAGCGTCTTACCAATACCAGCAGAGATACGGTGTATGTTCCTATCAAAAGAAAAGTTAGCGGTCTGACTGATATTACCGTTTCTGACATCAAGAAAAACGCCTTGTGGAAAAGTGTTGCCGTGAATGGTAAAATTGATGGATGCGCAGACGAAAGAGGTGTAAATCTAGAAATCAGGCTCTACCATACCGCAAAAAAAATAGAGCTTTCCTATAGCATGGTGAAGCTGCCAGTGATTTCACCTGAAGGGGTTTATATCGCTTTTCCTTTTGGTATGAACGATAATGATGAGTTGGCATTTGATGTGCAGGGAGGTGTGGTCAATCCTGGAGCCAATCAATTGGAAGGTACTTCGGCAGATTGGAATGTGATTCAAAACTTTGCCGCAGTACAAAATGATAATGCCCAAATTGTATTTAGTAGTAATGATGTTCCCTTGGTGCATTTTGGTGACATTAATACAGGTAGGTTTTATTACAAGCGCAAGCCCAAAAATTCGCACATTTATTCTTGGGTTTTAAATAATTATTGGGCAACAAATTTTAAAGCCAGTCAAGATGGTGAAATGAAATGGAGTTATTTCTTGACCTCGTCATCAAATGCCTCAAACACCTTTGCCACGAAATTTGGATGGAACCAGAGAGTGGGAATGGCCGGGCGTTTGGTTCCATCGGACAAGGATTCAAAAATTGAAAAAATACCAAGTAGGTCGATATTGAGTCTTGATGTACCTAATTTGTTGCTGGTAAATGCAAGACCAACAGCTTCCAATGACGGGGTGATATTGCACCTTCGTGAAATAGAAGGAGACCACGCCATTTTAGACATTGATAAATTGATGGACCAAACCGGAGCTAAAGAAGTCTATGAAGTAAATGTTCTTGGCGAGAAACTTAATCGGTTAAGTGAACCGACCTTGATCAAACACTTTGAAACGCGTTTCATTCTGTTATCACGATCTTTGTAG